A single Desulfovibrio piger DNA region contains:
- the fbp gene encoding class 1 fructose-bisphosphatase, translating into MADITVTEHLLLHQKRSPQATGQFTGLLYDLILSGKTISRRINKAGLLDILGGTGEVNVQGENVQKMDSIANRILLYRMERCGALCAMGSEEEPELVRVRPEFPRGDYILIFDPLDGSSNIDVNINVGTIFSILRRPAGCTGEVSLGEVLQPGMQQVAAGYILYGPSTMLVFSTGQGVHGFTLDPGVGEFLLSHPDMRIPEQGHIYSVNEGNRNNWDEPAREAVEWFHTCKSPEGKDYSARYVGSLVADFHRTLLYGGIYLYPPDKNKPNGKLRMMCEAAPLAFLAEQAGGKASDGRRRILERRPETLHARTPLFIGSARDVEAVEAIYARYPA; encoded by the coding sequence ATGGCCGACATTACCGTTACCGAACACCTTCTGCTGCACCAGAAACGTTCCCCCCAGGCCACCGGCCAGTTCACCGGTCTTTTGTATGACCTGATCCTGTCGGGGAAGACCATCTCCCGAAGGATAAACAAAGCCGGTCTGCTGGATATCCTTGGCGGCACGGGCGAAGTGAACGTCCAGGGCGAGAACGTGCAGAAGATGGACAGCATCGCCAATCGCATCCTTCTGTACCGCATGGAGCGTTGCGGGGCCCTGTGTGCCATGGGCTCCGAGGAAGAGCCGGAACTGGTGCGTGTGCGGCCCGAATTCCCCCGTGGGGATTACATCCTTATCTTCGATCCTCTTGATGGTTCGTCCAACATTGATGTCAACATCAACGTGGGCACCATCTTTTCCATCCTGCGCCGTCCTGCGGGCTGCACCGGGGAAGTCTCCCTGGGGGAAGTCCTGCAGCCCGGCATGCAGCAGGTGGCCGCGGGATATATCCTGTATGGTCCGTCCACCATGCTTGTGTTCAGTACCGGCCAGGGGGTGCACGGCTTCACGCTGGACCCCGGTGTCGGGGAATTCCTGCTTTCCCATCCTGACATGCGCATTCCCGAGCAGGGGCACATCTATTCCGTCAACGAAGGCAACCGGAACAACTGGGACGAGCCCGCGCGCGAGGCCGTCGAGTGGTTCCATACCTGCAAGAGCCCGGAAGGCAAGGATTATTCCGCCCGTTATGTAGGTTCGCTGGTGGCTGATTTCCACCGCACGCTTCTGTACGGCGGCATCTACCTGTATCCGCCGGACAAGAACAAGCCCAACGGCAAACTGCGCATGATGTGCGAGGCCGCCCCGCTGGCTTTCCTGGCCGAACAGGCCGGAGGCAAGGCCAGCGACGGCCGTCGCCGCATCCTTGAGCGTCGTCCCGAGACCCTGCACGCCCGCACGCCCCTGTTCATCGGTTCGGCCCGTGACGTGGAGGCGGTAGAGGCCATCTACGCCAGGTATCCGGCCTAG
- a CDS encoding tetratricopeptide repeat protein — protein MMDKIEWYREVLELEPSSKLFFPLARLLVEDGQPEAALETLRRGLERHPEFLEARLFYIEQLYHHGQPEACVAEVTELGQLFSSYPGFWQAWAASMLGSGCGDVATALRFLAASFSSRPLNLNEVFERGLRSFMQEAQSSDLPRGRALADLAVMGPKNADAQDQDVLAAQVAVPSGAGMAAADGQVTAPAAEDWRKGPLPQPGAVTPLSLRTRSMAEVLAEQGDLQGALDIYTELAAAAAGSPGQEVLQQRIAMLRTQLEGAAAEDLVPPSPDMAAGKDKLISMLEALAERVEARAQG, from the coding sequence ATGATGGACAAAATTGAATGGTACAGGGAAGTGCTGGAGCTGGAGCCCAGTTCCAAGCTGTTTTTTCCCCTGGCGCGCCTGCTGGTGGAGGATGGACAGCCTGAAGCCGCTCTGGAGACCCTGCGCCGGGGGCTGGAGCGTCATCCCGAATTTCTTGAAGCGCGGCTCTTTTATATCGAACAGCTCTACCATCATGGGCAGCCCGAAGCCTGTGTGGCGGAGGTGACGGAGCTGGGGCAGCTTTTTTCTTCCTATCCCGGCTTCTGGCAGGCCTGGGCGGCCAGCATGCTCGGCAGCGGCTGCGGGGATGTGGCAACGGCCCTGCGCTTTCTGGCGGCCAGCTTCTCAAGTCGCCCGCTGAACCTGAACGAGGTCTTCGAACGGGGCCTGCGGTCCTTCATGCAGGAAGCCCAGAGCAGCGATCTGCCGCGCGGCAGGGCCCTGGCCGATCTTGCCGTCATGGGGCCCAAAAATGCGGACGCGCAGGACCAGGATGTGCTTGCCGCCCAGGTGGCCGTGCCTTCCGGTGCCGGGATGGCGGCGGCAGACGGACAGGTCACTGCCCCTGCTGCAGAGGACTGGCGGAAAGGTCCGCTGCCGCAACCGGGGGCGGTCACGCCTCTTTCCCTGCGTACCCGCTCCATGGCGGAAGTCCTGGCCGAGCAGGGAGACCTCCAGGGCGCTTTGGATATTTATACCGAACTGGCCGCTGCTGCTGCCGGCTCTCCCGGACAGGAAGTCCTGCAGCAGCGCATCGCCATGCTGCGCACTCAGCTTGAGGGCGCTGCCGCGGAAGATCTCGTACCGCCTTCGCCAGACATGGCCGCAGGCAAGGACAAACTTATCAGTATGCTGGAAGCCCTGGCCGAACGCGTGGAAGCCAGGGCCCAGGGTTAA
- a CDS encoding FtsB family cell division protein, giving the protein MVAWRVIVLVAVWGINLIIFCHMIWGSEGLIAYRELKQKYAAIEAEIAAIDAENRSLSRDIRLLQTDERYVEKMIRQRLHYVHENEVLYLFGDSSENRESGAATHDGQN; this is encoded by the coding sequence ATGGTAGCATGGCGGGTCATAGTTCTGGTGGCTGTATGGGGGATCAACCTCATCATTTTCTGTCACATGATCTGGGGATCGGAAGGGCTCATCGCCTATCGTGAGCTCAAGCAGAAATATGCGGCCATCGAGGCCGAGATAGCTGCCATCGATGCGGAAAATCGTTCGCTGAGCCGGGATATCCGGTTGCTCCAGACGGATGAGCGCTATGTGGAAAAGATGATACGCCAGCGGCTGCACTACGTTCATGAAAACGAAGTGCTGTATCTTTTTGGTGATTCCTCCGAAAACCGGGAGAGCGGGGCTGCCACGCATGATGGACAAAATTGA
- the pgsA gene encoding CDP-diacylglycerol--glycerol-3-phosphate 3-phosphatidyltransferase, which translates to MFNLANKLTLLRMLLVPLVIVLLYFEGPVTCVLATLAFIAASITDWADGYVARRNNMVTSMGKFLDPLADKVLICSVLIMFCTLGWAEAWVVILIVCRELVVTGLRAIAIDEGIVLAADRYGKLKTVLQIAAIIPMLLHYPYWGVRLWPIGEIILYLALIMSVVSCVNYCYGFYRKVAAKNAAE; encoded by the coding sequence ATGTTCAATCTTGCGAATAAACTGACACTGTTGCGCATGCTGCTGGTCCCGCTCGTCATCGTGCTGCTGTATTTCGAAGGCCCGGTGACCTGCGTGCTGGCCACGCTGGCCTTCATTGCCGCCTCCATCACGGACTGGGCCGACGGTTATGTGGCCCGGCGCAACAACATGGTCACCAGCATGGGCAAGTTCCTTGATCCGCTGGCGGACAAGGTCCTCATCTGTTCCGTGCTCATCATGTTCTGCACCCTCGGCTGGGCTGAGGCATGGGTCGTCATCCTGATCGTCTGCCGCGAGCTGGTGGTCACGGGGCTGCGCGCCATCGCCATCGACGAAGGGATCGTCCTGGCTGCCGACAGGTACGGGAAGCTCAAGACCGTCCTGCAGATAGCGGCCATCATCCCCATGCTGCTGCACTATCCCTACTGGGGGGTGCGCCTGTGGCCCATCGGGGAGATCATCCTTTATCTGGCGCTCATCATGTCCGTGGTGTCCTGTGTGAACTATTGTTACGGTTTCTACCGCAAGGTCGCAGCAAAAAACGCTGCCGAATGA